The following coding sequences are from one Camarhynchus parvulus chromosome 1, STF_HiC, whole genome shotgun sequence window:
- the ACE2 gene encoding angiotensin-converting enzyme 2, producing the protein MLVHFWLLCSLSAVVTPQDVTQQAKTFLEEFNMRAEDISYENSIASWNYNTNITEENANKMSEAGARWATFYEEASGNASKFPVSSITDELTKLQIQILQEKGSSVLSSEKYNRLGTVLNTMSTIYSTGTVCKANNPSECLVLEPGLDAIMADSTDYNERLWAWEGWRADVGRLMRPLYEEYVELENEVARLNGYSDYGDYWRANYEATSPENYKYSRDQLIEDVEKTFEQIKPLYEQLHAYVRHKLGQVYGPKLISSTGGLPAHLLGDMWGRFWTNLYALTVPYPAKPNIDVTSAMIEKKWDATKIFKSAEAFFASIGLHKMTEGFWNNSMLTEPTDGRKVVCHPTAWDLGKNDYRIKMCTKVTMDDFLTAHHEMGHIEYDMAYAAQPYLLRSGANEGFHEAVGEIMSLSAATPQHLKSLDLLEPTFQDDEETEINFLLKQALTIVGTMPFTYMLEKWRWMVFRGEITKQEWTKQWWEMKRAIVGVVEPVPHDETYCDPATLFHVANDYSFIRYYTRTIYQFQFQEALCKAANHIGPLHKCDITNSTEAGQKLRQLLELGRSKPWTEALESVTGEKYMNAAPLLHYFEPLYEWLKKNNSGRFVGWKTDWTPYSSNAIKVRISLKSALGDEAYEWDESELFLFKSSVAYAMRKYFAEVKKQKAAFDITDIHVGELTQRISFYITVSMPGNISDIVPKADVENAIRMSRGRMNEAFRLDDSTLEFVGILPTLAAPYEPPVTIWLIVFGVVIGLVVIGAIALIITGLRDRKKRARESRGEAGSNHEEVNPYGEEGRRNLGFEPAEETQTSF; encoded by the exons ATGTTGGTCCACTTCTGGCTTCTCTGCAGCCTGAGCGCTGTTGTGACCCCTCAGGATGTAACACAACAAGCCAAAACGTTTTTAGAAGAGTTTAACATGAGGGCAGAAGATATCAGCTATGAGAACTCCATTGCCTCATGGAACTACAACACCAACATCACTGAGGAGAATGCCAATAAAATG AGTGAGGCGGGCGCCAGGTGGGCCACGTTTTACGAGGAGGCCTCCGGGAATGCCAGCAAATTCCCAGTGAGCAGCATCACGGATGAACTCACCAAGCTCCAGATCCAGATTCTCCAGGAAAAAGGATCATCTGTGCTGTCATCAGAAAAGTATAACAGA CTGGGCACTGTGCTAAATACAATGAGTACCATCTACAGCACTGGGACTGTCTGTAAAGCCAACAATCCATCGGAGTGCTTGGTGCTGGAGCCAG GTCTGGATGCTATTATGGCTGACAGCACTGATTATAATGAGAGACTGTGGGCCTGGGAAGGCTGGAGAGCTGATGTTGGCAGACTGATGAGACCATTATACGAAGAGTATGTTGAACTTGAAAATGAGGTTGCAAGGCTTAATG GTTATTCTGACTATGGAGACTACTGGAGAGCAAATTATGAGGCAACATCTCCAGAAAATTACAAATACAGCCGTGACCAGCTGATTGAAGATGTGGAGAAGACATTTGAGCAG atAAAACCTCTGTATGAGCAGCTGCATGCCTATGTGAGACACAAGCTGGGGCAAGTGTATGGCCCCAAGCTCATCAGCTCCACTGGAGGCCTCCCTGCTCACTTGCTGG GTGATATGTGGGGTAGATTCTGGACAAATCTGTATGCCTTGACTGTTCCCTATCCAGCCAAACCAAACATCGATGTAACTTCTGCAATGATTGAAAAG AAATGGGATGCAACTAAAATATTCAAATCTGCTGAGGCCTTCTTTGCTTCCATTGGCCTTCATAAGATGACTGAGGGCTTCTGGAATAACTCCATGCTCACAGAGCCGACTGATGGCAGGAAGGTTGTCTGCCATCCTACAGCATGGGACCTGGGCAAAAACGATTACAG GATCAAGATGTGCACCAAAGTGACCATGGATGACTTCCTGACAGCACACCACGAGATGGGGCACATTGAGTACGACATGGCCTACGCGGCACAGCCCTACCTGCTGAGGAGCGGTGCCAACGAGGGCTTCCATGAAGCTGTAGGGGAAATTATGTCACTCTCTGCAGCCACACCTCAGCACTTGAAATCTCTTGATCTGCTAGAGCCAACTTTCCAAGATGATGAAg AAACTGAAATCAACTTTCTGCTCAAACAAGCACTAACCATTGTTGGAACAATGCCTTTTACTTACATGCTGGAGAAGTGGAGGTGGATGGTGTTTAGGGGTGAGATTACAAAGCAGGAATGGACCAAACAGTGGTGGGAGATGAA GAGAGCCATAGTTGGTGTTGTGGAGCCAGTCCCTCATGATGAAACTTACTGCGACCCTGCCACGCTGTTTCACGTGGCCAACGATTACTCCTTCATAAG GTATTACACCCGCACCATCTATCAGTTCCAGTTCCAGGAGGCACTTTGCAAGGCAGCCAACCATATTGGCCCTCTTCACAAATGTGACATTACCAACTCCACTGAAGCTGGGCAGAAACTCAG ACAATTGCTGGAATTAGGGAGATCCAAGCCCTGGACTGAAGCACTGGAAAGTGTAACAGGAGAGAAATACATGAATGCAGCTCCCTTGCTCCACTACTTTGAACCTTTATATGAGTGGCTGAAAAAAAACAATTCTGGCAGATTCGTTGGCTGGAAAACAGACTGGACACCAT ATTCTAGCAATGCCATCAAAGTGCGCATCAGCCTGAAGTCAGCTCTGGGGGACGAGGCG tATGAATGGGATGAAAGCGAGCTCTTCTTGTTCAAGTCATCTGTTGCCTATGCCATGAGGAAATACTTTGCAGAGGTGAAGAAGCAGAAAGCTGCCTTCGA CATTACAGACATTCATGTTGGGGAATTGACACAAAGGATCTCCTTCTACATTACTGTCAGCATGCCAGGCAATATCAGTGACATTGTGCCCAAAGCTGACGTGGAAAATGCCATCAG GATGTCTCGAGGACGAATGAACGAGGCTTTCAGACTCGATGATAGTACCCTGGAGTTTGTGGGAATACTTCCAACCCTGGCTGCCCCTTATGAACCACCAGTAACCATCTGGTTAATTGTATTTGGGGTGGTCATTGGTCTGGTTGT